Proteins from one Pseudomonas grandcourensis genomic window:
- a CDS encoding sulfurtransferase TusA family protein, whose amino-acid sequence MTDAVEHDVELDASGLNCPLPLLKAKMELNRLASGAVLKVIATDAGSQRDFRTFARLAGHTLLREEDDAGVYRYWLKKA is encoded by the coding sequence ATGACCGACGCTGTAGAGCATGACGTTGAACTGGACGCCAGTGGCCTGAATTGCCCGTTGCCGTTGCTCAAGGCCAAGATGGAGCTCAACCGACTGGCCAGTGGTGCGGTACTCAAGGTCATCGCCACCGATGCGGGTTCGCAGCGCGACTTTCGCACCTTTGCCCGTTTGGCCGGTCATACCCTGCTTCGTGAAGAAGATGACGCGGGTGTTTACCGCTACTGGTTGAAAAAGGCCTGA
- a CDS encoding AI-2E family transporter, with the protein MFKVLRDWIQRYFSDEEAVVLAVLLFLAFTVVLTLGGMLAPVLAGMVLAYLMQGLVVALERLRVPGWAAVGLVFALFMGLLLVFIVVVVPLLWHQLITLFNELPGMLAKWQSLLLLLPERYPHLVSDEQVLRAIQVARGEIGKFGQWALTFSLSSLPLLVNIMIYLVLVPILVFFFLKDRAMIGQWVRGYLPRERALITRVAHEMNRQIANYIRGKVIEIFICGGVTYIAFVVLELNYAALLALLVGISVVVPYVGAVVVTVPVFLIALFQWGWSDQFIYLMAVYGIIQTLDGNVLVPLLFSEAVNLHPVAIICAVLLFGGLWGFWGVFFAIPLATLFKAVLDAWPRKEPEVAPLL; encoded by the coding sequence ATGTTCAAAGTGTTACGCGACTGGATTCAGCGCTATTTTTCCGATGAAGAAGCGGTGGTTCTGGCTGTCCTGCTATTTCTGGCATTCACCGTCGTACTGACCCTGGGCGGTATGCTCGCGCCGGTGCTCGCCGGCATGGTGCTGGCGTACCTGATGCAGGGGCTGGTGGTGGCCCTTGAGCGCCTGCGCGTGCCGGGTTGGGCAGCGGTGGGGCTGGTCTTTGCGTTGTTCATGGGGTTGTTGCTGGTATTCATCGTGGTTGTCGTGCCCTTGCTATGGCACCAACTGATCACGTTGTTCAACGAGTTGCCCGGCATGCTTGCCAAGTGGCAGTCGCTGTTGCTGTTGTTGCCCGAGCGCTATCCGCACCTGGTATCCGACGAGCAAGTGTTGCGGGCCATCCAAGTGGCGCGGGGCGAAATCGGCAAGTTTGGCCAGTGGGCACTGACGTTCTCGCTGTCGAGCCTGCCATTGCTGGTGAACATCATGATCTACCTGGTGCTGGTGCCGATCCTGGTGTTCTTCTTTCTCAAGGACCGGGCCATGATCGGCCAGTGGGTGCGTGGTTACCTGCCCCGTGAGCGGGCGTTGATCACCCGGGTCGCCCATGAAATGAACCGGCAGATTGCCAACTACATTCGTGGCAAGGTCATCGAAATCTTCATTTGCGGAGGCGTGACCTACATCGCCTTTGTTGTTCTTGAACTCAACTACGCGGCGCTGCTGGCACTGCTGGTGGGGATTTCAGTGGTGGTGCCTTATGTTGGTGCCGTGGTGGTGACCGTGCCGGTGTTTCTGATTGCGCTGTTCCAGTGGGGCTGGAGCGATCAGTTCATATACTTGATGGCGGTCTACGGGATCATTCAGACGCTGGATGGCAACGTGCTGGTGCCATTGCTGTTCTCGGAGGCGGTCAACCTGCACCCGGTGGCGATCATCTGCGCAGTGCTGTTGTTTGGTGGGTTGTGGGGGTTCTGGGGGGTGTTCTTCGCGATTCCCCTGGCGACGCTGTTCAAGGCCGTGCTGGACGCCTGGCCGCGCAAGGAGCCGGAGGTGGCGCCGCTGCTTTAA
- a CDS encoding peroxiredoxin yields MAVAIDQPVADFEAPATSGQTVSLAGLKGKQVVIYFYPKDSTPGCTTEGQGFRDQHAAFKAANTEVFGVSRDSLKSHENFKCKQEFPFELISDKDEAICQLFDVIKLKKLYGKEYMGVDRSTFLIDANGVLRQEWRGVKVPGHVDAVLAAAQALSKA; encoded by the coding sequence ATGGCCGTTGCCATCGACCAACCGGTTGCCGATTTCGAAGCCCCCGCCACCAGCGGGCAAACCGTCAGCCTCGCCGGCCTGAAAGGCAAGCAGGTGGTGATCTACTTCTACCCCAAGGACAGCACCCCGGGCTGCACCACCGAAGGGCAAGGCTTTCGTGATCAGCACGCTGCGTTCAAGGCCGCCAACACTGAAGTGTTCGGCGTGTCTCGCGACAGCCTGAAATCCCACGAGAACTTCAAGTGCAAACAGGAATTCCCCTTTGAGCTGATCAGCGACAAAGACGAAGCCATCTGCCAGCTGTTCGACGTGATCAAGCTGAAAAAGCTCTACGGCAAGGAATACATGGGCGTGGATCGCAGCACGTTCCTGATCGACGCCAACGGCGTGCTGCGTCAGGAATGGCGCGGCGTGAAGGTGCCGGGGCATGTTGATGCCGTTTTGGCAGCAGCTCAGGCCCTGAGCAAAGCCTGA
- a CDS encoding glycine cleavage system protein R: protein MSTPTVREQFLVISALGANPMELTNVLCRASHENRCAVVTSRLTRHGECSALVLEISGSWDALARLEGSLPVLAKRHAFTVNVVRSAALENRPQALPYVAYVSSAYRSDIINELCQFFMDHNVELENLTCDTYQAPQTGGTMLNATFTVTLPAGVQISWLRDQFLDFADALNLDALIEPWRPQNPM, encoded by the coding sequence ATGTCCACCCCCACAGTTCGCGAACAATTCCTTGTTATCAGTGCCCTCGGCGCCAACCCCATGGAGCTGACCAACGTCCTGTGCCGCGCCAGCCATGAAAACCGCTGCGCCGTTGTCACCTCTCGCCTGACCCGCCATGGCGAATGCAGTGCCCTGGTGCTGGAAATCTCCGGTAGCTGGGATGCCCTGGCGCGCCTGGAAGGCAGCCTGCCAGTGCTGGCCAAGCGGCATGCGTTCACGGTCAACGTGGTACGCAGCGCGGCCCTGGAAAACCGCCCCCAGGCCCTGCCGTACGTCGCTTATGTCAGCTCGGCCTACCGCTCGGACATCATCAACGAGCTGTGCCAGTTCTTCATGGACCACAATGTCGAGCTGGAAAACCTGACCTGCGACACCTACCAGGCTCCGCAGACCGGCGGCACCATGCTCAACGCCACGTTTACCGTGACCTTGCCGGCCGGCGTGCAAATCAGCTGGTTGCGCGATCAGTTCCTGGATTTTGCCGACGCATTGAACCTCGATGCCCTGATCGAACCCTGGCGCCCACAGAACCCAATGTAA